A genome region from Jeotgalibacillus aurantiacus includes the following:
- the pgsA gene encoding CDP-diacylglycerol--glycerol-3-phosphate 3-phosphatidyltransferase produces MNIPNKITISRIFLIPLFMIFMLIDFGWGELSILGADIPVHHFIAAMIFIFAASTDWVDGYYARKYNLVTNLGKFLDPLADKLLVSAALIILVELQMAPSWLVIIIISREFAITGLRLVLAGSGEVHAAAMLGKIKMWVQIVAISALLLHNIFFEMFSIPFDLIALYVAAFFTVWSGVDYFVKNWGAFRDSK; encoded by the coding sequence ATGAACATACCAAATAAAATTACGATTTCCAGGATCTTTCTGATTCCTTTATTTATGATTTTTATGCTTATCGATTTTGGTTGGGGAGAACTTTCTATTCTTGGTGCAGATATTCCGGTTCACCATTTTATTGCTGCCATGATTTTTATTTTTGCAGCTTCAACTGACTGGGTAGACGGATATTATGCAAGGAAATATAACCTCGTTACTAACCTCGGTAAGTTTCTGGATCCTTTAGCAGATAAACTTCTTGTATCAGCAGCGCTGATCATTCTTGTGGAGCTTCAGATGGCGCCATCATGGCTGGTAATCATCATTATCTCAAGAGAATTTGCAATTACGGGACTGAGACTTGTGCTAGCGGGTTCAGGAGAGGTTCATGCTGCTGCCATGCTTGGTAAAATCAAAATGTGGGTGCAGATTGTTGCGATTTCAGCACTGCTGCTACATAACATCTTTTTTGAAATGTTCTCTATTCCATTTGATCTTATCGCACTCTATGTTGCGGCATTTTTTACAGTATGGTCAGGTGTCGATTATTTCGTAAAGAACTGGGGAGCATTCAGGGATTCAAAATAA
- a CDS encoding helix-turn-helix domain-containing protein: MTELGNRLKEAREAKGYSLEELQKVTKIQKRYLQGIEEGDYSAMPGSFYIRAFIKQYAEAVQLNPEELFETYSSDIPKNNDESIPVNLSRVKSKGSSRRATPVMNILPTVLGIGVLIGIAFVIWIVVQQLSDPGNQADTNPDTETEQSVNIDQPEGTEEPAEETPEEPAGTDEEPADEEPVEQEPPAEELSIESIGVQGEDNNFTVTNSQEELTLQIASDNSWITIRDREGNILYDNAVQSGNDLNFDASGLDWIRVRVGDSSVTSVQLNGEQVEFGGSTVTQNMIFEIESAS; encoded by the coding sequence TTGACTGAACTAGGAAATCGTCTAAAAGAAGCCAGAGAAGCGAAAGGGTATTCTTTAGAAGAGCTTCAAAAAGTAACAAAAATTCAAAAAAGATATCTTCAGGGAATTGAAGAAGGCGATTACTCCGCTATGCCGGGCTCCTTTTATATCCGGGCATTTATAAAACAGTACGCTGAGGCGGTTCAATTAAATCCTGAGGAGCTGTTCGAGACGTATTCCTCGGATATACCGAAAAATAACGATGAATCAATCCCGGTGAATTTATCCCGTGTGAAATCGAAAGGTTCATCCAGAAGAGCTACCCCTGTAATGAACATACTTCCAACCGTTCTTGGGATAGGTGTGTTAATTGGGATTGCTTTTGTAATCTGGATCGTAGTGCAGCAGCTTTCTGATCCAGGCAACCAGGCAGATACAAATCCTGATACCGAAACAGAGCAGTCAGTAAATATCGATCAGCCTGAGGGCACTGAAGAACCTGCTGAGGAAACGCCGGAAGAACCAGCAGGTACGGATGAAGAACCAGCAGATGAAGAACCCGTTGAACAAGAGCCTCCTGCTGAGGAACTTTCAATTGAGAGCATAGGGGTTCAGGGAGAAGATAATAACTTCACGGTAACAAACAGCCAGGAAGAGCTGACGCTTCAGATCGCCTCTGATAACTCCTGGATTACAATCCGGGACCGTGAAGGAAATATTTTGTATGATAATGCCGTTCAAAGCGGCAATGATTTGAATTTTGATGCATCCGGTCTTGATTGGATCAGAGTCCGTGTTGGAGATTCTTCTGTTACATCCGTTCAGTTAAATGGCGAACAGGTAGAATTCGGAGGTTCCACCGTGACTCAGAACATGATTTTTGAAATCGAATCAGCGTCCTAA
- a CDS encoding DUF3388 domain-containing protein yields the protein MERKEWYLEYEIQKNRPGLLGDISSLLGMLEINIVTINGVDEGRRGMLLLAKSDEQILRLETILQTMDTIQMTKLREPKLRDRMAVRHGRYIQRDADDRKTFRFIRDELGLLVDFMAELYKQDGHKLIGIRGMPRVGKTESIVAASVCANKKWLFLSSTLLKQTIRDKLIEDEYNENNLFILDGVVSTRRASEKHWQLVREVMRMPSIKVIEHPDVFVENTEYSIEDFDYIIELRHDHDEEITYEMVPKNNMFSGSDFGEFDF from the coding sequence ATGGAGCGGAAAGAATGGTATTTGGAATATGAAATTCAGAAAAACCGTCCTGGACTGCTCGGTGACATTTCATCCTTACTTGGCATGCTGGAAATTAATATTGTAACCATTAATGGTGTAGATGAGGGCCGGCGTGGAATGTTGCTTTTAGCTAAAAGTGACGAACAGATTCTTCGGCTTGAAACCATTCTTCAGACAATGGATACCATTCAGATGACGAAGCTGAGAGAACCTAAACTGCGTGACCGGATGGCTGTGCGTCACGGACGTTATATTCAAAGAGACGCGGATGACCGGAAAACGTTTCGTTTTATACGGGATGAGCTCGGGCTGCTGGTGGACTTTATGGCGGAGCTTTACAAACAGGACGGTCATAAGCTGATTGGAATCAGAGGGATGCCGAGAGTGGGGAAAACCGAATCAATCGTGGCTGCAAGTGTATGTGCAAATAAAAAGTGGCTCTTTTTATCATCGACATTGTTAAAGCAGACCATCAGGGATAAGCTCATTGAAGATGAATATAATGAGAATAATCTCTTTATTTTAGATGGTGTTGTCTCCACGAGAAGAGCGAGTGAAAAGCACTGGCAGCTTGTCAGGGAGGTTATGAGAATGCCTTCCATAAAGGTGATTGAACACCCGGATGTGTTTGTTGAAAATACGGAGTATTCAATAGAAGATTTTGATTATATTATTGAGCTGAGACACGATCATGACGAAGAGATTACATACGAAATGGTACCAAAAAACAATATGTTCAGCGGATCTGATTTTGGAGAATTTGACTTTTAA